A stretch of Camelina sativa cultivar DH55 unplaced genomic scaffold, Cs unpScaffold00511, whole genome shotgun sequence DNA encodes these proteins:
- the LOC104773284 gene encoding 26S protease regulatory subunit 7-like isoform X2, which yields MAVLDKLFRASRAWRGSLSHPKSMVPSHPKARELRRCFYTGTFEQQSNSKVNQVLRSCSTLNDSPCFSMAPAFLGALFSFGAIGVAYAESDEANDKSPTVPIDSPPNYVDIAKKERARIEELIQSKGTQYGSYPRFNVAVRGQKVTLKFQVPSTCEVAQLISNIGSQLGVKVSDRTGGSDMLLRAWDNPVAWQISLRSVENKKKLEESEDDSDDDLCILIFGSLITSDKVEVEFIKKGSLTTEELEAFVSALRVAGTKAGQNKGGGSRGSVREPSTDKSISQLESMGVRIYGVNKPLGDDSVDEISWDNIAGYDQQKREIEDTILMALHSPEVYDDIVRGTRSKFESNRPRAVLFEGPPGTGKTSCARVIANQAGIPLLYVPLEAVMSKYYGESERLLGAVFSQANELSDGAIIFLDEIDAFAISRDSEMHEATRRVLSVLLRQIDGFEQDKKVVVIAATNRKQDLDPALISRFDSMILFDLPDLQTRQEIIAQYAKQLSKPELLQLAQATETMSGRDIRDVCQGAERTWASKLIRRAKAGGEEQKITLPPIQEYLDSAEARRKALLSITEQKRSAARSKKPLLDFE from the exons ATGGCGGTTCTGGACAAATTGTTTCGAGCATCTCGAGCATGGCGCGGATCTCTCTCTCACCCTAAATCCATGGTTCCTTCCCACCCAAAGGCACGAGAGCTTCGTCGCTGTTTCTATACCG GAACCTTTGAGCAGCAGAGTAATTCAAAAGTAAATCAAGTCTTGAGATCTTGCAGCACCCTAAACGATTCTCCATGCTTTTCCATGGCACCTGCATTTTTGGGTGCTCTTTTCAGTTTTGGAGCAATTGGAGTAGCTTATGCTGAATCTGATGAG GCTAATGACAAGTCACCTACTGTTCCTATAGATTCTCCACCAAACTATGTTGACATTGCCAAGAAAGAACGAGCTCGCATTGAAGAACTAATACAAAGTAAAGGAACTCAATATGGTTCTTACCCACGGTTCAATGTTGCTGTCAGGGGTCAAAAG GTTACCTTGAAGTTCCAAGTTCCTTCTACTTGTGAAGTTGCACAATTAATATCAAACATTGGATCCCAACTAGGTGTGAAAGTCTCAGATCGCACTGGTGGTTCAGACATGTTATTGCGTGCTTGGGACAA TCCAGTCGCTTGGCAAATATCACTTCGCAGTGTggaaaacaagaagaaactagaagaaagtgaagatgaTTCAGATGATGACTTGTGCATTCTTATCTTTGGTTCCTTGATCACCTCTGATAAAGTG GAAGTTGAGTTCATAAAGAAGGGAAGCTTGACTACTGAAGAACTTGAGGCATTTGTTTCAGCTTTGCGAGTAGCTGGAACAAAAGCTGGACAAAATAAGGGAGGTGGAAGTAGAGGTAGTGTTCGTGAACCATCTACGGACAAATCTATATCTCAGTTGGAATCGATGGGAGTGAGAATCTATGGAGTTAATAAACCTCTTGGGGATGATTCTGTCGATGAGATATCATGGGACAATATTGCTGGATATGATCAACAAAAGCG AGAGATAGAAGATACAATATTGATGGCCCTTCATAGTCCTGAAGTATATGATGATATAGTACGTGGTACACGGTCCAAATTTGAATCAAATCGACCGCGGGCTGTTCTGTTTGAGGGTCCACCAG GAACTGGGAAAACATCTTGTGCACGTGTTATTGCTAATCAAGCT GGCATACCATTGCTATATGTGCCGCTTGAAGCTGTAATGTCTAAGTACTATGGTGAAAGCGAGCGGCTTCTAGGGGCTGTGTTTTCACAAGCAAATGAGCTTTCTGATGGTGCGATTATATTTCTTGATGAG ATCGATGCCTTTGCTATCTCTCGTGATAGTGAGATGCATGAAGCAACGCGTAGAGTCTTGTCGGTACTACTGAGGCAG aTTGATGGATTTGAACAAGACAAAAAAGTGGTTGTGATTGCTGCAACCAATAGAAAACAAGATCTTGATCCCGCTTTGATCAG CCGGTTTGATTCCATGATTTTGTTTGACTTGCCGGATTTACAAACACGTCAAGAAATCATCGCCCAATACGCAAAACAACTCTCAAAACCTGAGCTACTCCAGCTTGCTCAGGCCACAGAAAC GATGTCAGGAAGGGATATTAGAGATGTATGTCAAGGAGCAGAGAGAACATGGGCTTCAAAG TTGATTCGTCGAGCAAAAGCTggtggagaagaacaaaagatcACTCTCCCTCCGATACAAGAGTACTTGGATAGCGCTGAAGCTAGGCGCAAAGCTCTTCTTAGTATAACGGAGCAGAAGAGATCAGCTGCTCGTTCCAAGAAACCTCTGCTGGATTTTGAGTGA
- the LOC104773284 gene encoding 26S protease regulatory subunit 7-like isoform X1 gives MAVLDKLFRASRAWRGSLSYSKSMVPSSHPRARELRRCFYHGTFEQQSNSKVNQVLRSCSTLNDSPCFSMAPAFLGALFSFGAIGVAYAESDEANDKSPTVPIDSPPNYVDIAKKERARIEELIQSKGTQYGSYPRFNVAVRGQKVTLKFQVPSTCEVAQLISNIGSQLGVKVSDRTGGSDMLLRAWDNPVAWQISLRSVENKKKLEESEDDSDDDLCILIFGSLITSDKVEVEFIKKGSLTTEELEAFVSALRVAGTKAGQNKGGGSRGSVREPSTDKSISQLESMGVRIYGVNKPLGDDSVDEISWDNIAGYDQQKREIEDTILMALHSPEVYDDIVRGTRSKFESNRPRAVLFEGPPGTGKTSCARVIANQAGIPLLYVPLEAVMSKYYGESERLLGAVFSQANELSDGAIIFLDEIDAFAISRDSEMHEATRRVLSVLLRQIDGFEQDKKVVVIAATNRKQDLDPALISRFDSMILFDLPDLQTRQEIIAQYAKQLSKPELLQLAQATETMSGRDIRDVCQGAERTWASKLIRRAKAGGEEQKITLPPIQEYLDSAEARRKALLSITEQKRSAARSKKPLLDFE, from the exons GAACCTTTGAGCAGCAGAGTAATTCAAAAGTAAATCAAGTCTTGAGATCTTGCAGCACCCTAAACGATTCTCCATGCTTTTCCATGGCACCTGCATTTTTGGGTGCTCTTTTCAGTTTTGGAGCAATTGGAGTAGCTTATGCTGAATCTGATGAG GCTAATGACAAGTCACCTACTGTTCCTATAGATTCTCCACCAAACTATGTTGACATTGCCAAGAAAGAACGAGCTCGCATTGAAGAACTAATACAAAGTAAAGGAACTCAATATGGTTCTTACCCACGGTTCAATGTTGCTGTCAGGGGTCAAAAG GTTACCTTGAAGTTCCAAGTTCCTTCTACTTGTGAAGTTGCACAATTAATATCAAACATTGGATCCCAACTAGGTGTGAAAGTCTCAGATCGCACTGGTGGTTCAGACATGTTATTGCGTGCTTGGGACAA TCCAGTCGCTTGGCAAATATCACTTCGCAGTGTggaaaacaagaagaaactagaagaaagtgaagatgaTTCAGATGATGACTTGTGCATTCTTATCTTTGGTTCCTTGATCACCTCTGATAAAGTG GAAGTTGAGTTCATAAAGAAGGGAAGCTTGACTACTGAAGAACTTGAGGCATTTGTTTCAGCTTTGCGAGTAGCTGGAACAAAAGCTGGACAAAATAAGGGAGGTGGAAGTAGAGGTAGTGTTCGTGAACCATCTACGGACAAATCTATATCTCAGTTGGAATCGATGGGAGTGAGAATCTATGGAGTTAATAAACCTCTTGGGGATGATTCTGTCGATGAGATATCATGGGACAATATTGCTGGATATGATCAACAAAAGCG AGAGATAGAAGATACAATATTGATGGCCCTTCATAGTCCTGAAGTATATGATGATATAGTACGTGGTACACGGTCCAAATTTGAATCAAATCGACCGCGGGCTGTTCTGTTTGAGGGTCCACCAG GAACTGGGAAAACATCTTGTGCACGTGTTATTGCTAATCAAGCT GGCATACCATTGCTATATGTGCCGCTTGAAGCTGTAATGTCTAAGTACTATGGTGAAAGCGAGCGGCTTCTAGGGGCTGTGTTTTCACAAGCAAATGAGCTTTCTGATGGTGCGATTATATTTCTTGATGAG ATCGATGCCTTTGCTATCTCTCGTGATAGTGAGATGCATGAAGCAACGCGTAGAGTCTTGTCGGTACTACTGAGGCAG aTTGATGGATTTGAACAAGACAAAAAAGTGGTTGTGATTGCTGCAACCAATAGAAAACAAGATCTTGATCCCGCTTTGATCAG CCGGTTTGATTCCATGATTTTGTTTGACTTGCCGGATTTACAAACACGTCAAGAAATCATCGCCCAATACGCAAAACAACTCTCAAAACCTGAGCTACTCCAGCTTGCTCAGGCCACAGAAAC GATGTCAGGAAGGGATATTAGAGATGTATGTCAAGGAGCAGAGAGAACATGGGCTTCAAAG TTGATTCGTCGAGCAAAAGCTggtggagaagaacaaaagatcACTCTCCCTCCGATACAAGAGTACTTGGATAGCGCTGAAGCTAGGCGCAAAGCTCTTCTTAGTATAACGGAGCAGAAGAGATCAGCTGCTCGTTCCAAGAAACCTCTGCTGGATTTTGAGTGA
- the LOC104773286 gene encoding uncharacterized protein LOC104773286, producing the protein MDVDSQPMMEETILVGDDLMMGPPSPVIPPEIASHVLEGVELCDGILRNLFLCLQINDIEPFCQDELAIYRQCAEKRDKILRVRLQESEHKLGLSMPIDLAKERITQLEAEATSLERHLILASGAEGIEGFRRRWSLHGRMTDTKKRLESLKQGMEDRTKDEHDEAPKPPASKRWFFW; encoded by the exons ATGGATG TTGATTCACAACCAATGATGGAGGAGACCATACTGGTCGGTGATGACCTAATGATGGGTCCTCCATCCCCTGTCATCCCTCCTGAAATTGCTTCACATGTGCTCGAAGGTGTTGAATTGTGCGATGGGATTTTGAGGAATCTATTCCTAT GCTTGCAAATCAATGACATTGAACCATTTTGCCAAGATGAGCTTGCCATATATCGACAATGTGCTGAAAAGAGG GACAAGATATTGAGAGTAAGACTTCAAGAGAGTGAACACAAGTTAGGATTGTCAATGCCTATTGATCTGGCTAAGGAAAGGATTACTCAGCTTGAAGCTGAAGCCACATCACTAGAGAG GCACTTGATTCTAGCAAGTGGAGCTGAAGGAATTGAAGGATTTCGCCGGAGATGGAGTTTGCACGGTCGGATGACGGATACCAA AAAAAGACTGGAGTCACTGAAGCAGGGAATGGAGGATAGAACAAAGGATGAACATGATGAAGCTCCAAAACCTCCTGCTTCGAAAAGATGGTTCTTTTGGTGA
- the LOC104773287 gene encoding probable signal peptidase complex subunit 2 translates to MEEKKPESATKNVKKVNLLDHNAIKHLLDESVSEIVTSRGYKEDVRLRNVKFLLGGIIIVVALVAQFYNKKFPQNRDFLICCIGLYVVLTAVMQLILYIKEKNAILFTYPLEGSFTSTGLVVSSKLPRFSDLYTLTIDSADPNSISAGKSVQLTKSVTQWLTKDGVLVEGLFWKDVEALIKDYTEGGEPKKKR, encoded by the exons ATGGAAGAGAAGAAGCCAGAATCTGCGACTAAGAACGTTAAGAAGGTTAACTTGTTAGACCATAATGCTATCAAACACCTCCTCGATGAATCCGTCTCCGAG ATCGTTACGAGCCGAGGGTACAAGGAGGATGTGAGATTGAGAAACGTTAAATTTCTCTTAGGAGGGATTATAATCGTGGTTGCTCTTGTTGCTCAATTCTACAACAAGAAGTTTCCTCAGAACAGAGACTTTTTGATCTGTTGCATCGGATT GTATGTGGTGTTGACTGCGGTAATGCAGCTGATTCTGTACATTAAGGAGAAGAATGCCATACTCTTCACCTATCCTCTTGAG GGATCATTCACCAGTACTGGTTTGGTGGTATCTTCCAAGTTACCCAGGTTCTCTGATCTGTATACTCTCACCATCGACAGTGCTGATCCGAACTCAATCTCAGCTGGGAAGTCAGTCCAGCTCACCAAAAGTGTCACTCaatg GCTCACAAAAGATGGAGTTCTTGTTGAGGGTTTATTCTGGAAAGATGTTGAAGCCCTTATCAAGGACTACACAGAAGGAGgagaaccaaagaagaagagatga